In the genome of Sardina pilchardus chromosome 14, fSarPil1.1, whole genome shotgun sequence, the window CGGTCTTGGGTCAAGAGTTGGCTGATTAAGTTATACAGAAATCAAAAGCAGTAAGACCTGATAGACGGACAGTGATAAAGCAAGACGTAATTTCGGAGGAGGCCTTTGAGCCAGAGATGTCCTTGATTCACTTCTTTGCTGTTGAAGCCTTTCAGGAAAACGCTATGAACTGGAAAGCAAATATTTGTGCTAAAGATTGAGATGGAGATTGTTGTAATGAATTGCCCTTGTAATCAGTCTCGATGGTCTCTGTTTATAATGCATAGATGATGAATTAGAGAATAATGCAGGTTTGTACAcagggtcggggggggggggggggggggggggggggtggttaatATATTTTGCCTGTTCTCTGGCAGAAATACTTTTGGGCCTCATTCTCCCTTCATTGAGTTTATCAAAGATTTATCAGGTCTTTGTGAAGAGAAATACCATTTTTAAgcctatctacctatctatgaGTTAATGTGTTACCTCATGTATAGTAATTGATTACTTTAATTTTTCAGGAGATCACATGTTTACACTGTTCCTTTAAACACTGACTGTGTAGTGAGCAGACCACTGTCTCTGTTGATTCGAGTTGTATCTCGTGTTGTATTAAAGTTAAAGATTTGGGTTTTCAAACATTTtccttgtgattttttttttaacagcagtttttacttttctttttttttttcaatgaaaacTTGGAAAAGAGTTGGTTTACAGTGCCAGTGCAAGAAAAGATTTATTTGCTACATATTTACACCCATTGTACAATGCATATTTTCAAAGcattaaaaatgacaaaattcTGCTGGTCAGTGCAGTAATTTCAAACATTTATGTTAacatttctttcctttttattttatgtgtgtgtgtgtgtgtgtttgtgtctgtgtgtgtctctgtctgtctgtctgtcggtcagTCAATATCCATATGAAGCTGAAATCCAGAGTTGTGTacaatttgctgtgtgtgtgtgcctgtgtctgtgtctgtgtgtgtgtgtctggttagggaaaaaaaactattcATATAGCACTCCACTACGCacctatctacagtatgtgcatgtcgGATACATTGCTGTGCACAACAAGCAGGCTGCCAATCTTCTTTCCTCCAGTAGATGGAGCTATTAGTACTGACTCCGTCCCCGTCCACTAGCATGTAGGATCCGCATCAGGATCTCCGCCGGAGACGGGCCCATCAGCGTTGCAGTCTGCTCACCCAAGGGTCTGTTTTTACTCTCCTCCTGGCAGTCTGGGTCCAGAACGCAGCTCTctgaaaaaacattttttttccaattcaGACCAGGATTAGGGATGACCAATAAAAACACTTCTCCATCACATTTCCCATCTCTGAGATTTGAGACTATTGCCAGGTGCTATGTTTCATACGTCTCCATTCTCTCGAAAAATAGTAATCGGCAGAGTTGTCGAATTTCTTGATTAATAGCCTGCCATAAAGTAGCCCATATAATGTTGTAGCCTACCAGCCTGTATGGCACATACAGTGCCAAGTTGGAAAAATACATAGCCTAGTGATAACTCTTAACATTATTCACTTAATAAGACTGCATTATTTTCACATCACTGACATTTAGCTCAAATGTAGACAAGCCAACGACTCTCAAAAATGCAAAGCAATCAGACCATAACCGACTCACCGGCGTCGCAGCAGATACCGGGCGCAGCGCAGTGGCCGTCCTCGGGGCCGCATGGTTTTCCGCTGGCTTCACACGGGGATGGCAGGTAGTCCTCTTCCGCACAGCGTGCAGCCTCCGGAGAGCCCACATAGCAGCCCATCTCATCCCCGCAGCAGATGCTGGGGCCAAAACAATGCCCCCTATCGCCGGGGCCACATGCCATACACTGGGTGAAGAACAAGATGCGCAATTTAATGATCGCTCACGTTTGGGTTGAGCGCAAACAAAACGTTTACTCATCTGTGGATGGTCCATTGACATtaagatatgttttttttagtcTTATGTCTGAAAGAATTTACCTCCCCTCATTTGTcacttcaactctctctctctctctctcctccatgtctctctttcactcattctctccatcgCCCATTCATAGCCTACGCTACCCTACAAAACACTGGGAACTGATTAGGGTAGCCTAGTCTAAATTAGGCCTAAAATTAGATGCTGACAGAACATTCAGTCTAGTATTCAGAACCCAGATATATTCCGATACAGCAATGCACGGTGTTAAACATGCACTCAGACAGGTGTCcgattagaaaaaaaagaagagggggaaaCAAAAGCTTCTCACCTGTCTGGGAAGTTGATCCGGGAATGACCGCTTTCCACCTCTGGGGCAGTTCTGGATGTAACAGGCTGAGGACAACGACAGAAGACCAAGGAGACAGAGCAGCTGCAGTCCGAAATCGCTCATTGTGTTAAAAGCAAATAAGTGGCCTTCTCTCAACCTCAACCTTGCTGAAGTAGACTAtttcttctgtgtgtctcttctcACTCGACTGCTGCTACAGAGCCGAGCGCTATTTATCTGAAACTTGGAGCATGATGATGCTCTTCTTCAACGTCATCATGTTTGTTCCTTCTGCCCCCACCACCGTCGTCACTTTCACGACCTCGATGTCACTCTCCGCTGGATCAAAAGTTAATCAAAACGATTTAACCGATTAGGTATTTTTCAGCCATCAACATATTGTGCAATATCCTTACAATTGCGCATTAGTTGGAAAAGAAACATCAGACATTGTATAATGCAGCCGCTTGAAATTAGCCTAAACTGGGATATAATTTTTCTGGATAGACCTACTGATAACTTCAGTTCTCAATTGCACAGTCTACATAGCCTAGGTTAAGTTCAGAAATAtgacacattttatttcaaccCTCACACCATGGTGTTCCTCCGTTTCTTTTGGGATTTCTCACATCAGTGATGTGAAAAGCAAAATGCACAAGACACCCTTTGCATGCAGTGCTGGGGTCGTTACAAACAAAGTAATAGTCTACTACATAGGCCTATTACCCAGTAAAACAATGTAGGTTAATCCCTTACATTAGCCTACTACTCAAACTTTTTGACATGTTTTTCACATTTTGACATGTAGGCTATCTGATAGGCCTAATGTCCCCTTTCATTATCTGAATGACGTTGTGTGAAACATAGATAGCCTAATCTAGTCTATTAGACACCTGTGGTACTCCAGAAGCCCTATTGCTTTATCTTACTGAAAGATGCcttcaaggttttttttaagttttttttttttatgttacaATTGCAATTGTTTTATGAGAGTGCTGCTGGCCAGCTCGCGCACACTCGCTCACATGGTGACGCAACTTGCAAAATCTGCACTCAATGAAGTGCGCTCGCGAGTTGCACAGCACAGTCATTAACAGCCCTCTAGATGCTCTTGTTCACATTAAACCAGTGGCAATCCTAGCTTGTTTAACACCCTGAAATGTGTATGGAGACAATTCGAGGTGTGACTGACTCTAGCCTAGTATTTAGTTAGGCCTGGCctatagtaggctaggctatgtgttttttctttgtttgtttgtttttgcgaATGTCGCCCTCCCAGAAGATGCTGCCCATATGGATCTACCACTTAACGacactcacattcattcattcactctcataaacacacacatgcacgcacacacacacacacacacacacacacacacactatactggcAACACTTGCAGATTATATAGGCTGGCCTATAacgaaagacagacagaaagaaagaataaagaaCGAAGAACGAAAAGAACTTTGGaattagtagcctacatgtggaGCACAGATTGATGGGGCCAGTGTGAAATCAGCATCTGGAAAAGAGGACAAAAGGACAGACACTGAGGAACATTCAGAAGGCACGGAGAGGTCAGGCGGAGCGAGCCGCTGCATCAGAAACGACACATCTCGCCTCAACATCACCAATAAGCCGCAGCAGTCTATGTGCAGAAGTATTTTGGACTGTTATTTACCACAGAGCGCCCACTAATTTGTTTGAATATTTATGAATTTGGCTAAACCGCCGATAGGTATGCAAGGCAGCGGCCAAGTGGCGGTTCAAATAGTACCCTGCAAAGAGAAGTATCAGAGAACCACAGGATCTGTTTCACCAACATCAAATTCAGCAGTGACACCGAATGACTTCAACATGACAAATCTatgatttataaacaaaaacaaactggtGAATATATCCTTTTGACATATGCCTAACGTCCCTGTTATGTTACATAACAGTTACCATCATGAAGCCTATACCGAatgccatgtactgtactgccAAGGTCCAATTGTTGTGTACATTGTGCAATAGTAATTTGTATACAATTTGAAGATAATAGCCTACTATTGCAATGAGAGACAGATTTTGAAATGTGATACAGCAAAGAGGCTGACATTTCCTATGAATTAGGTACAGGAAGTCTGGCCATTTTAATCAAATGCAAATGAGTAACAAATCAGTACCATAATCAGTGTGATGCATATGTCAAGCCATTGCTGGAATAATAAAGCTTTCATTTAGATGCTAGTTAACACAATTAGTGTGAGGCAAGGATGAAAAGACACCAACAAAGATTACCACAACCAAGGGCACATGGGTCGAGCTCCTTTATGCTGCACAACAAGCTTCAGGAACagagtctctttgtgtgtgtgtgtgtgtgtgtgtgtgtgcgtgcgtgcgtgcgtgcgtgcgtgcgtgcgtgcgtgcgtgcgtgcgtgcgtgcgtgcgtgtgacagagagagaaggggggttggatgtgtgtgtgtgtgtgtgtgtgtgtgtgtgtgtgtgtgtgtgaatgagtgacagagagagcgagagagagacggatgtgtatgtgtgtgtgtgtatgtgtgtgtatgtgtgtgtatgcgcgcgcaaATGCGTAGCGTGTAGAGGTGGGTGAGAAGGAAGTGTATCAAAGAACATGCAGTCTCCTCAAACCATAAAGACCCTGACATCACATTTAAGGTGGCATGCGGTACAGGGAATCATGGAGGATAACATCTTGAGTGATGTGATGATTCAGACATAGAAGAGGAGTTGCCTTGAAAGGCATTCAGCATAGACATCAAAGACCCAAATGGGATGAGACAGACATTTTCTGTGATCCT includes:
- the LOC134100449 gene encoding vasotocin-neurophysin VT 1-like, which translates into the protein MSDFGLQLLCLLGLLSLSSACYIQNCPRGGKRSFPDQLPRQCMACGPGDRGHCFGPSICCGDEMGCYVGSPEAARCAEEDYLPSPCEASGKPCGPEDGHCAAPGICCDAESCVLDPDCQEESKNRPLGEQTATLMGPSPAEILMRILHASGRGRSQY